From Ursus arctos isolate Adak ecotype North America unplaced genomic scaffold, UrsArc2.0 scaffold_11, whole genome shotgun sequence, the proteins below share one genomic window:
- the PPID gene encoding peptidyl-prolyl cis-trans isomerase D isoform X2 — translation MSHPSPQIKPSNPSNPRVFFDVDIGGERVGRIVLELFADIVPKTAENFRALCTGEKGIGPTTGKLLHFKGCPFHRIIKKFMIQGGDFSNQNGTGGESIYGEKFEDENFYYKHDQEGLLSMANAGCNTNGSQFFITTVPTPHLDGKHVVFGQVIKGMGVARILENVEVKGDKPVKLCVIAECGELKEGDDWGIFPKAGSGDSHPDFPEDADIDLKDVNKILLITEDVKNIGNTFFKSQNWEMAIKKYTKVLRYVEGSKAVIEQADRSKLQPIALSCVLNIGACKLKMSDWQGAVDSCLEALEIDPSSTKALYRKAQGWQGLKEYDQALADLKKAQEIAPEDKAIQAELLKVKQKIKAQKDKEKAAYAKMFA, via the exons ATGTCGCACCCATCCCCGCAAATTAAGCCCTCCAACCCCAGTAACCCCAGAGTCTTCTTTGATGTGGACATCGGAGGGGAGCGAG ttggtCGAATTGTTTTAGAATTGTTCGCAGATATTGTACCCAAAACTGCAGAAAATTTTCGTGCGTTGTGTACAGGAGAAAAGGGCATTGGACCCACCACTGGGAAACTTCTCCATTTCAAAGGATGCCCTTTCCATCGAA ttATTAAGAAATTTATGATTCAGGGTGGAGACTTTTCAAATCAAAATGGGACAGGTGGAGAAAGTATTTACGGTGAAAAATTTGAAGATGAAAATTTCTATTATAAG CATGATCAGGAAGGTTTATTGAGCATGGCAAATGCGGGCTGCAATACAAATGGTTCTCAGTTCTTTATCACAACAGTCCCGACTCCTCACTTGGATGGGAAACATGTGGTATTTGGCCAAGTAATTAAAGGAATGGGTGTGGCAAGGATACTGGAAAATGTAGAAGTGAAAGGTGACAAACCTGTCAAA TTGTGCGTTATTGCAGAATGCGGAGAATTGAAGGAAGGGGATGATTGGGGCATATTCCCAAAAGCTGGCTCTGGTGACAGTCATCCAGATTTCCCTGAGGACGCAGATATAGATTTAAAAGAT gtaaataaaattttactaataACAGAAGATgtaaaaaatattggaaatactTTTTTCAAATCCCAGAACTGGGAGATggccattaaaaaatatacaaaagttttaag ATATGTGGAAGGTTCAAAGGCTGTTATTGAGCAAGCAGATAGATCGAAGCTGCAACCTATAGCTTTAAGCTGTGTGCTGAATATTGGTGCTTGTAAACTGAAGATGTCAGATTGGCAGGGAGCAGTCGACAGTTGTTTGGAG gCTCTTGAAATAGACCCATCCAGTACCAAAGCATTGTACCGTAAAGCTCAAGGATGGCAAGGATTAAAAGAATACGATCAAGCATTG GCTGATCTTAAGAAAGCTCAGGAGATAGCACCAGAAGATAAAG ctaTCCAGGCAGAATTGCTGAAAgtcaaacaaaagataaaggcacagaaagataaagagaaggcAGCATATGCAAAAATGTTTGCCTAA
- the PPID gene encoding peptidyl-prolyl cis-trans isomerase D isoform X1, translated as MSHPSPQIKPSNPSNPRVFFDVDIGGERVGRIVLELFADIVPKTAENFRALCTGEKGIGPTTGKLLHFKGCPFHRIIKKFMIQGGDFSNQNGTGGESIYGEKFEDENFYYKHDQEGLLSMANAGCNTNGSQFFITTVPTPHLDGKHVVFGQVIKGMGVARILENVEVKGDKPVKLCVIAECGELKEGDDWGIFPKAGSGDSHPDFPEDADIDLKDVNKILLITEDVKNIGNTFFKSQNWEMAIKKYTKVLRYVEGSKAVIEQADRSKLQPIALSCVLNIGACKLKMSDWQGAVDSCLEALEIDPSSTKALYRKAQGWQGLKEYDQALADLKKAQEIAPEDKGKWAVFMVKVHFVLLRIYLSEPFMNLCHLDIYLFNRYYIMTVTGTDQGPCPQTELTF; from the exons ATGTCGCACCCATCCCCGCAAATTAAGCCCTCCAACCCCAGTAACCCCAGAGTCTTCTTTGATGTGGACATCGGAGGGGAGCGAG ttggtCGAATTGTTTTAGAATTGTTCGCAGATATTGTACCCAAAACTGCAGAAAATTTTCGTGCGTTGTGTACAGGAGAAAAGGGCATTGGACCCACCACTGGGAAACTTCTCCATTTCAAAGGATGCCCTTTCCATCGAA ttATTAAGAAATTTATGATTCAGGGTGGAGACTTTTCAAATCAAAATGGGACAGGTGGAGAAAGTATTTACGGTGAAAAATTTGAAGATGAAAATTTCTATTATAAG CATGATCAGGAAGGTTTATTGAGCATGGCAAATGCGGGCTGCAATACAAATGGTTCTCAGTTCTTTATCACAACAGTCCCGACTCCTCACTTGGATGGGAAACATGTGGTATTTGGCCAAGTAATTAAAGGAATGGGTGTGGCAAGGATACTGGAAAATGTAGAAGTGAAAGGTGACAAACCTGTCAAA TTGTGCGTTATTGCAGAATGCGGAGAATTGAAGGAAGGGGATGATTGGGGCATATTCCCAAAAGCTGGCTCTGGTGACAGTCATCCAGATTTCCCTGAGGACGCAGATATAGATTTAAAAGAT gtaaataaaattttactaataACAGAAGATgtaaaaaatattggaaatactTTTTTCAAATCCCAGAACTGGGAGATggccattaaaaaatatacaaaagttttaag ATATGTGGAAGGTTCAAAGGCTGTTATTGAGCAAGCAGATAGATCGAAGCTGCAACCTATAGCTTTAAGCTGTGTGCTGAATATTGGTGCTTGTAAACTGAAGATGTCAGATTGGCAGGGAGCAGTCGACAGTTGTTTGGAG gCTCTTGAAATAGACCCATCCAGTACCAAAGCATTGTACCGTAAAGCTCAAGGATGGCAAGGATTAAAAGAATACGATCAAGCATTG GCTGATCTTAAGAAAGCTCAGGAGATAGCACCAGAAGATAAAGGTAAGTGGGCAGTTTTTATGGTGAAAGTTCATTTTGTTCTGTTAAGAATTTATCTTTCTGAACCATTTATGAACCTTTGCCACTTagatatttatttgttcaacagatACTACATAATGACTGTTACTGGCACTGAtcaaggtccctgccctcaaacagagcttacattctag